A stretch of the Pirellulales bacterium genome encodes the following:
- a CDS encoding beta-galactosidase, with protein MSNITYQDGRFYKDGQPFFLIAADYPYFRDRRDNWEDRLRKQKAAGINTITFYICWRHHLQWKDGRRWYDFTGQTKDNRDVVGYMRRIADLGLYMIVKPGPFIHSELNIGGLPDIVSPSFNPGIPAARRHHGRPAYWGYDASILPAAYDSQVDALCREWLQEAAEVIRPFAHPAGPVIALQPNDETLYCTSNDPPWHIGYEPSGVKYFQQLMTERYGDLENYNHLHGTRLDSLDFIDPPRLQVIADDSPTGQAVGPDSKEQMLRYVDWAEYQWRLRRDNYLRAKQYLNIDLPYLTNYAGITPPIQENVPDQKDHAHEAIPADYAPLYPEWWFAMNRIENDANECHYGMISWLGVAAYDRDVFDRYINTARRARGINMEENWGFGTLYDAKSRYPLVPFFQTLASVAGGATGYVIFTCVNTEHWEPSLDRITKLQCNSFPSHAPIDERGNLTPMYDTAGMLNRWFADHGDAFLQSDLEIDCAYLLYAPYAAVSSWTPDERFWRLKDHDIPRCGRQGFEEFSQSLQQAGYAFGMFELDAASDQQMQHPRSLAIHSAFFMDHAAQDRLARYIESGGKLFISGELPIVDLEWRPCERLKQAVEKSARAGNVVYDRDNLFANGKFAERLAASGIRSNVGYSLDMRTFVYKRADAHDYFIFFFNFDLAGEHEKQIEFYGQRLSLRVGSKTSGALRVQDGKLVAWLVKGLNEVEGITAKVRIQYQDQVVEQIGDFSSSG; from the coding sequence ATGTCCAACATCACCTATCAAGACGGTCGATTCTACAAGGACGGACAGCCGTTCTTTCTCATTGCCGCCGACTATCCCTACTTCCGCGATCGCCGCGATAACTGGGAAGATCGCCTGCGCAAGCAAAAGGCAGCGGGCATCAATACCATCACCTTCTACATCTGCTGGCGGCACCACCTGCAATGGAAAGATGGTCGTCGCTGGTACGACTTCACCGGTCAGACAAAGGACAATCGCGATGTCGTCGGGTACATGCGCCGCATCGCCGACCTCGGACTTTACATGATCGTCAAGCCAGGTCCGTTCATTCATTCCGAACTGAACATCGGTGGCCTGCCCGACATTGTTTCGCCCAGCTTCAACCCCGGCATTCCCGCGGCACGGCGTCATCATGGCCGGCCCGCGTATTGGGGCTACGACGCCAGCATCTTGCCTGCCGCCTACGATTCCCAGGTCGATGCTCTCTGCCGCGAATGGCTCCAAGAGGCCGCCGAGGTCATCCGCCCCTTCGCGCATCCGGCCGGCCCCGTGATCGCGCTGCAACCCAACGACGAGACGCTCTACTGCACCTCAAACGATCCGCCGTGGCACATTGGCTACGAACCGTCGGGCGTCAAATACTTCCAGCAACTAATGACCGAGCGCTACGGCGACCTGGAAAACTACAATCACCTGCACGGCACGCGTCTCGACAGCCTCGACTTCATCGACCCGCCGCGACTTCAAGTGATTGCCGACGACTCGCCTACCGGTCAGGCCGTTGGACCCGACAGCAAAGAGCAGATGTTGCGCTACGTCGATTGGGCCGAGTATCAATGGCGACTGCGACGCGACAATTATTTGCGCGCCAAACAGTATCTCAACATCGATCTCCCCTACCTTACGAACTACGCCGGCATTACGCCACCGATTCAGGAGAACGTCCCTGATCAGAAGGACCATGCCCACGAGGCGATCCCCGCCGATTACGCCCCGCTCTATCCCGAATGGTGGTTCGCGATGAACCGCATCGAGAACGACGCCAACGAGTGTCACTATGGCATGATCAGTTGGCTCGGCGTGGCGGCCTACGATCGCGATGTGTTCGACCGCTACATCAACACCGCGCGCCGCGCACGCGGCATCAACATGGAGGAAAATTGGGGCTTCGGCACCCTCTACGACGCCAAAAGCCGTTATCCGCTGGTCCCCTTTTTCCAAACGCTTGCCTCGGTGGCTGGCGGCGCCACCGGTTACGTCATCTTCACCTGCGTCAACACCGAGCATTGGGAACCCTCTCTCGATCGCATCACCAAGCTGCAGTGCAATTCCTTCCCGTCGCATGCGCCGATCGACGAGCGCGGCAACCTCACGCCAATGTACGACACGGCCGGAATGCTCAACCGTTGGTTCGCCGACCACGGCGACGCCTTCTTGCAATCCGATCTGGAGATCGATTGCGCCTATCTGCTCTACGCCCCTTACGCCGCCGTCTCCTCTTGGACTCCGGACGAGCGCTTTTGGCGTCTGAAAGACCACGACATTCCCCGTTGTGGCCGCCAAGGCTTCGAAGAGTTTTCCCAGTCGCTGCAACAGGCGGGCTATGCCTTTGGCATGTTCGAGCTAGACGCGGCCAGCGACCAGCAGATGCAACACCCGCGCTCCCTGGCGATCCACAGCGCGTTCTTCATGGACCACGCCGCGCAAGACCGCCTCGCCCGCTATATCGAATCGGGCGGCAAACTTTTCATCTCAGGCGAGTTGCCCATCGTCGATCTGGAGTGGCGCCCCTGCGAGCGGCTCAAACAAGCGGTTGAAAAATCCGCCCGCGCAGGCAACGTCGTTTACGACCGAGACAACCTGTTTGCCAATGGCAAGTTCGCAGAACGGCTCGCGGCCAGCGGCATCCGTTCCAATGTCGGCTATTCCCTCGACATGCGGACCTTTGTCTACAAGCGCGCCGACGCGCACGATTACTTCATCTTCTTTTTCAACTTTGATCTCGCGGGCGAACACGAGAAACAGATCGAGTTCTATGGGCAGCGCCTGTCGC
- a CDS encoding sodium/solute symporter (Members of the Solute:Sodium Symporter (SSS), TC 2.A.21 as described in tcdb.org, catalyze solute:Na+ symport. Known solutes for members of the family include sugars, amino acids, nucleosides, inositols, vitamins, urea or anions, depending on the system.), with protein MQDAVGNLAVIDLIIIVAYMAGMLVVGGYFARFIHSSGDFFLAGRSLPFWAVGVSIVASDIGAIDLVFGSGGTYRYGIAQANFDWIGSMPAVLFAAFVFVPYYWRAGVYTIPEFLGRRYNAGVQTIQAVIWLIFMSANVAMMLWTSAVILQPILGWEPWLAITVTAILIGIYTVTGGLAAVVMTDVMQVVVMFVGTGALVVLSLWEAGGLGAVAAKIQSQGGNENFFRLLMPHSADTPYPWTGIVFGLGLIMSTAYFVGNQAVLQRALGARSEWDAKAGMLVAGLLKLLIPVLMFIPGLAARALYPELEKADQAVPMLVARLMPPGLTGLMFAAFFAAIMSSVDSYLNSCVTVFISDLYSKGYRGVTGRPLSDRHGLILGRWFTVALLVAGCLAAPWIGKFETLYVALQTLLSLFQGPTLALLLLGILWSRATGWGGLAGLIAGVTSSTLLTILGDAVFPSAEPFLFVSIWSFLITLFVTAVVSLATPREPPEKLRGLVYGQVLHDEPVQQALEQRVRNIDSKAGSI; from the coding sequence ATGCAAGATGCTGTCGGCAATCTCGCCGTAATCGACCTGATCATCATTGTCGCCTACATGGCCGGCATGCTGGTCGTCGGCGGCTATTTTGCCCGTTTCATCCATTCCTCAGGCGACTTTTTCCTGGCCGGCCGATCGCTCCCCTTTTGGGCGGTCGGCGTCTCGATCGTCGCCTCCGATATTGGCGCCATCGATCTCGTTTTCGGCTCCGGCGGCACCTATCGCTACGGCATCGCGCAGGCCAACTTCGATTGGATCGGCTCCATGCCGGCCGTCCTCTTCGCGGCGTTCGTCTTTGTGCCGTATTACTGGCGCGCCGGCGTCTACACTATTCCCGAGTTTCTCGGCCGCCGTTATAACGCCGGCGTCCAAACCATTCAGGCCGTGATCTGGCTCATCTTCATGTCGGCCAATGTGGCCATGATGCTCTGGACCTCGGCGGTCATCTTGCAGCCAATTCTCGGTTGGGAGCCGTGGCTCGCCATCACCGTCACCGCGATCCTCATCGGCATCTACACCGTCACTGGTGGGCTGGCCGCCGTGGTCATGACCGACGTGATGCAAGTCGTGGTGATGTTTGTCGGCACCGGCGCTTTGGTCGTATTGTCGCTGTGGGAAGCGGGCGGGCTCGGCGCGGTTGCCGCTAAGATCCAGTCGCAAGGCGGCAACGAAAACTTCTTTCGCCTCCTCATGCCGCACAGCGCCGATACTCCGTACCCCTGGACGGGCATCGTCTTTGGCCTGGGGCTCATCATGTCCACCGCCTACTTTGTCGGCAATCAAGCCGTCTTACAGCGCGCCCTCGGCGCCCGCAGCGAGTGGGATGCCAAGGCGGGCATGCTCGTCGCCGGACTATTGAAGCTGTTGATCCCCGTCTTAATGTTCATCCCTGGTCTGGCCGCGCGGGCCCTCTACCCAGAATTGGAAAAGGCCGATCAAGCGGTGCCCATGCTCGTCGCGCGTTTGATGCCACCCGGTCTCACGGGCCTGATGTTCGCCGCGTTCTTCGCCGCCATCATGTCGAGCGTCGATTCGTATCTCAATTCGTGCGTCACGGTGTTCATCTCTGATCTCTATAGCAAAGGCTACCGCGGAGTCACCGGTCGCCCCCTGTCCGACCGGCATGGCCTGATCCTCGGCCGTTGGTTCACTGTCGCGCTGCTTGTGGCTGGCTGCCTCGCCGCGCCCTGGATCGGCAAATTCGAAACGCTTTACGTCGCGCTACAAACCCTGCTCTCTCTCTTCCAAGGCCCCACACTCGCCTTGTTGCTCCTCGGCATCCTCTGGTCGCGCGCCACTGGCTGGGGTGGGTTAGCCGGGTTGATTGCCGGTGTCACCAGTAGCACGCTACTCACCATCCTGGGTGACGCCGTGTTCCCATCCGCCGAGCCGTTCCTGTTTGTTTCCATTTGGTCGTTTCTCATCACGCTGTTTGTCACCGCCGTCGTCAGCCTTGCCACCCCGCGCGAGCCGCCAGAAAAGCTGCGCGGGTTGGTTTACGGTCAAGTCCTGCACGACGAACCGGTACAACAGGCGCTCGAGCAGCGAGTGCGCAACATCGACTCCAAAGCGGGCTCGATATGA
- a CDS encoding glucose-1-phosphate adenylyltransferase has translation MDNVLALVLGGGRGTRLYPLTKYRSKPAVPLAGKYRLIDIPLSNCINSGIRRTYVLTQFNSVSLHRHIRQTYNFDQFTGGFVEILAAQQTLGSTEWYQGTADAVRQNLRYLQEQSVDYVLILSGDQLYHMNYRDMLRTHLEAKADVSIATLPVSRQQAAGFGIMRIDDSGRVVGFLEKPKTDAEVDMIRTEPSWIDEMGIPSRGRECLASMGIYLFNRDTLLDVLTKTNYADFGKEVFPASIRARRVHAHLFDGYWEDIGTIGSFYQSNLELARRNPPFDLESPNAPIFTHSRFLPPSRMEGATIRHSLISDGCLICEGAVIENSVIGLRCRIGAGVVIRNSVLMGSDSFQSPEELAADDSVGAPHIGIGEGSVIEGAIVDKNCRIGRKVRLANPQGIAEREESNGILISDGIVVVEKGATVRDGWVMD, from the coding sequence ATGGATAATGTACTGGCTCTGGTGCTAGGCGGGGGGCGCGGTACGCGCCTTTACCCGCTGACGAAATATCGCTCCAAGCCAGCGGTGCCCTTGGCGGGAAAGTATCGGTTGATCGACATCCCGCTATCCAACTGCATCAACAGCGGCATCCGGCGCACCTACGTGCTGACTCAATTCAATTCGGTGAGCCTGCACCGCCATATCCGGCAGACCTACAACTTCGATCAGTTCACCGGCGGATTCGTGGAGATTTTGGCAGCCCAGCAGACGCTGGGTTCCACCGAATGGTATCAGGGCACGGCCGACGCGGTGCGGCAAAACCTGCGTTATCTGCAGGAGCAAAGCGTCGACTACGTGCTGATCTTGTCGGGCGACCAGCTTTATCACATGAACTACCGTGACATGCTGCGCACGCATTTGGAGGCCAAGGCCGACGTGTCGATCGCCACTTTGCCCGTGAGCCGGCAACAGGCGGCTGGCTTTGGCATCATGCGGATCGACGACAGCGGGCGTGTGGTGGGCTTTTTGGAGAAGCCTAAGACCGATGCTGAAGTCGATATGATTCGCACCGAGCCGAGTTGGATCGACGAGATGGGCATCCCCAGTCGCGGGCGCGAGTGCCTGGCGAGCATGGGCATTTATCTGTTCAACCGCGATACGTTGTTGGACGTGCTCACCAAGACCAACTACGCCGATTTTGGAAAAGAGGTTTTTCCGGCGTCGATCCGCGCGCGAAGGGTGCATGCCCACCTGTTCGACGGCTATTGGGAAGACATTGGCACGATTGGCTCCTTTTACCAATCGAACCTGGAACTAGCGCGGCGGAATCCACCCTTTGATCTGGAGTCGCCGAATGCGCCGATCTTCACGCACTCGCGATTTTTGCCTCCGTCGCGCATGGAAGGCGCGACGATTCGCCACAGCCTGATCTCGGATGGCTGCCTGATTTGCGAGGGCGCGGTGATTGAGAACAGCGTGATTGGCTTGCGTTGCCGTATCGGAGCGGGGGTTGTGATTCGCAACTCGGTGCTGATGGGCTCCGACAGCTTTCAGTCGCCAGAAGAATTGGCGGCCGATGATTCGGTGGGGGCGCCGCACATCGGCATTGGCGAAGGGAGTGTGATCGAGGGGGCGATTGTCGATAAGAATTGCCGCATTGGCCGGAAGGTGCGATTGGCCAACCCTCAGGGCATTGCCGAGCGCGAAGAAAGCAATGGAATCTTGATCTCCGACGGAATCGTGGTGGTGGAGAAAGGCGCCACGGTGCGCGACGGCTGGGTGATGGACTGA
- a CDS encoding DUF1501 domain-containing protein — translation MTPAPKHRHAAHAFESFNARQREGLVVVHRRGVLKASLAGLAGLSLPGLLRARAAPMPAPRRKSVILLWMTGGPSHIDTWDPKPEMPLENRGPFGVISTKLPGVYLSEHLPKQAAMMDRLTIIRSVDAQFSNHEPNQVFQTGNLAAEPRINREAEHYPAIASIAAKLKGPADPALPPYVVLNMKSRSHLAWGGFLGQKYDPFDGSAATRIFGQVGAVPHERILSRRELRAQLDQFRRDLDEGGAMAALDAFEQQAVRLVAGEHAREAFDLTQETQKTRDRYGEHPWCQQALLARRLVESGVSFVTLDLSNHGASGTWDTHGDNIPPYGGITKGLQPLLPVFDHLLTTLVADLEERGLTNDVLVLAMGEFGRTPTLGTQGSTDGRNHWPPVMSMTIAGGGFRHGQIIGASERDGGHIKNRPVTPGDIAATIYHHMGVPLDATYLDFRGRPRYIVENGQPITELIG, via the coding sequence ATGACGCCGGCCCCTAAGCATCGTCACGCCGCGCACGCCTTCGAGAGTTTCAATGCTCGCCAGCGAGAGGGGCTTGTTGTTGTGCATCGTCGTGGCGTGCTCAAGGCTAGTCTCGCAGGATTGGCCGGGCTGAGCCTGCCCGGCCTGCTACGCGCCCGTGCTGCCCCCATGCCTGCGCCGCGCCGCAAGAGCGTCATTTTGCTGTGGATGACCGGCGGCCCCAGTCACATCGACACCTGGGATCCCAAACCAGAGATGCCCCTCGAGAATCGCGGCCCATTTGGCGTGATTTCCACCAAGCTGCCTGGAGTGTACTTAAGCGAGCATCTGCCCAAGCAAGCCGCCATGATGGATCGGCTGACCATCATCCGCTCGGTCGATGCTCAGTTTTCCAATCACGAGCCGAACCAGGTGTTTCAGACGGGCAATCTGGCGGCAGAACCACGCATCAATCGCGAGGCCGAGCACTATCCGGCAATCGCCTCGATCGCCGCCAAGCTCAAGGGCCCGGCCGACCCTGCATTGCCCCCATACGTGGTTCTCAATATGAAATCGCGCTCCCATTTGGCATGGGGCGGTTTTCTCGGACAAAAATACGACCCCTTCGATGGCAGCGCGGCGACTCGAATTTTTGGCCAGGTTGGGGCGGTGCCGCACGAGCGCATCCTCTCACGCCGCGAATTGCGCGCTCAACTCGATCAATTCCGTCGCGATCTCGATGAGGGTGGCGCGATGGCCGCCCTCGACGCCTTTGAACAACAAGCAGTGCGACTGGTTGCCGGCGAGCATGCCCGCGAGGCATTCGATCTCACCCAAGAAACGCAAAAGACTCGTGATCGCTACGGCGAGCATCCGTGGTGTCAGCAGGCGCTGCTCGCCCGTCGCCTGGTTGAGTCCGGGGTCAGCTTCGTCACGCTTGATCTGAGTAACCACGGCGCATCGGGCACTTGGGACACACACGGAGACAACATTCCTCCGTACGGTGGCATCACCAAGGGGTTGCAACCGCTCCTGCCGGTGTTCGATCACCTCCTCACCACGCTCGTCGCCGACCTGGAGGAGCGTGGCTTGACCAACGATGTCTTGGTGCTTGCCATGGGCGAGTTCGGCCGCACCCCCACCCTCGGCACGCAAGGCAGCACTGACGGGCGAAATCACTGGCCGCCCGTCATGTCGATGACTATTGCCGGCGGAGGATTTCGCCACGGACAGATTATCGGCGCCAGCGAGCGCGACGGCGGACACATCAAGAACCGCCCCGTTACTCCGGGTGACATCGCCGCCACCATCTATCACCACATGGGCGTACCACTCGACGCCACGTACCTCGATTTTCGTGGCCGGCCCCGATACATCGTCGAAAATGGCCAGCCAATCACCGAACTCATCGGCTGA
- the tgt gene encoding tRNA guanosine(34) transglycosylase Tgt — translation MTRGIRSFNYLRLIQRQTLTAASEFRFEIKHRDAGSAARRAVFCTPHGHVDTPAFMPVGTQGAVKGMSPDQVRATGAQMLLGNTYHLTLRPGEDVVAELGGLHRFMGWDGPILTDSGGFQLFSLAQMRRVTDEAATFRSHIDGRLLELSPERAVAIQEALGSDVAMVLDDVVGLPCDRARLSEAVERTIHWAKRCQNAAQRGDQALFAIVQGGLEADLRVDCARRLADLDFVGYAVGGLSVGEDPADMYRMLDVTVPAMPADRPRYLMGVGRPEDLLEGVRRGIDLFDCVMPTRNGRNALAFTDEGALRLRNKQHERDERPIDAACPCPACRFSRGYLRHLFMAGEMLGPVLLSAHNLTYYQRLMCGAREAIERDAFVPYLERKLSGWRKGG, via the coding sequence ATGACGCGAGGGATTCGAAGTTTCAACTATTTAAGGCTCATTCAAAGGCAAACGTTGACCGCTGCCAGCGAGTTTCGATTCGAGATCAAGCACCGTGATGCCGGTAGCGCGGCGCGGAGAGCCGTATTCTGCACCCCGCACGGCCACGTCGATACGCCGGCCTTCATGCCGGTGGGCACACAAGGCGCCGTGAAGGGAATGTCGCCCGATCAGGTGCGCGCCACGGGGGCGCAGATGTTGTTGGGAAACACTTATCACCTGACTTTGCGCCCCGGCGAAGATGTCGTTGCTGAACTAGGGGGGCTGCATCGATTCATGGGTTGGGATGGCCCCATCTTGACCGACAGCGGCGGATTTCAGCTCTTTAGCCTGGCGCAAATGCGGCGGGTGACCGACGAAGCCGCCACCTTTCGCTCGCATATCGACGGTCGATTGCTGGAGCTTTCTCCCGAGCGGGCAGTGGCCATTCAAGAAGCGCTCGGCAGCGATGTGGCAATGGTGCTCGACGACGTCGTGGGCTTGCCGTGCGATCGCGCGCGATTAAGCGAAGCGGTGGAGCGCACGATTCATTGGGCCAAGCGATGCCAGAATGCCGCGCAGCGCGGCGACCAGGCGCTGTTTGCAATTGTGCAGGGGGGGCTGGAAGCTGATCTGCGCGTCGATTGCGCGCGGCGGCTGGCGGATTTGGACTTTGTTGGCTATGCGGTGGGGGGGCTTAGCGTGGGGGAAGATCCCGCAGATATGTACCGCATGCTCGATGTGACCGTGCCCGCGATGCCGGCCGATCGGCCGCGCTATTTGATGGGCGTGGGGCGCCCCGAAGATTTGCTCGAGGGAGTGCGGCGCGGCATCGACCTGTTTGATTGCGTGATGCCTACTCGCAATGGGCGCAACGCGCTGGCATTCACAGACGAGGGGGCGCTGCGGCTGCGCAATAAGCAGCATGAGCGGGACGAACGCCCGATCGACGCGGCATGTCCATGTCCGGCGTGTCGATTCAGCCGGGGATATTTGCGGCACTTGTTCATGGCGGGCGAAATGCTGGGGCCGGTGCTACTGTCGGCACACAACCTGACATACTATCAGCGGCTGATGTGCGGAGCGCGCGAGGCCATCGAGCGCGACGCTTTCGTGCCGTATCTGGAGCGCAAGTTGAGCGGTTGGCGAAAGGGTGGATGA
- the yajC gene encoding preprotein translocase subunit YajC: MNALLFESCVLLAQNGGAAPAAPPGPSPYGMLFPLAAIGLVFYLMLIRPQRREQQTREKLLEGLKKNDRVVTVGGIYGVVLNVRREADEVTLKVDESSNTKLRVTVSSISRILGDEAGETKPNT; encoded by the coding sequence ATGAACGCGCTTCTCTTTGAGAGTTGTGTGCTCTTGGCACAAAACGGCGGCGCCGCGCCGGCGGCCCCACCAGGGCCTAGCCCTTACGGCATGCTCTTTCCGCTGGCGGCTATCGGGCTGGTGTTCTATTTGATGCTGATTCGACCGCAACGGCGCGAGCAGCAAACCCGCGAGAAATTGCTGGAGGGCCTGAAGAAGAATGATCGCGTGGTGACGGTCGGGGGCATCTACGGCGTGGTGCTCAATGTGCGCCGCGAGGCGGACGAAGTGACGCTGAAAGTCGATGAATCGTCGAACACCAAACTGCGAGTGACCGTGAGTTCGATCTCGCGCATCCTGGGCGATGAGGCCGGGGAAACCAAACCCAATACTTGA